A genome region from Trachemys scripta elegans isolate TJP31775 chromosome 2, CAS_Tse_1.0, whole genome shotgun sequence includes the following:
- the RNF32 gene encoding RING finger protein 32 isoform X2, translated as MEHHYSVLKTSSSSMTSVHNSKNNYKGSSSKQDTLAVTAVALQDHILHNLQLQDLSLSDPFKSKLRNKKNIYKPVNKEMVRAVVDTGLRKKRILHTKKEDPEKEYVLDPNPPQLTLAQKLGLVEPPSLPLTAEEWDKVKQRSIKQGDSVQPCAICREEFALQPQVLLSCSHVFHRACLKAFEKFAGKKTCPLCRKKQYQTRVIHDGARLFKIKCITRIQACWRGYIVRKWYKNLRKTVPPQDSKLRKKFFEAKSLIPLPE; from the exons ATGGAGCATCATTATTCTGTTTTGAAGACAAGTAGTTCATCAATGACTTCAGTTCACAATTCTAAAAACAATTACAAG ggCAGTTCCTCCAAACAAGATACTTTAGCTGTTACTGCAGTTGCTTTACAAGATCATATTTTACATAACCTTCAGCTCCAGGATCTTTCATTATCAGATCCTTTCAAGTCAAAGTTAAGGAATAAAAAGAACATTTACAAACCTGTGAACAAAGAGATGGTCAGAGCAGTAGTAGATACTGGACTAAGAAAAAAGAGAATTCTCCACACAAAAAAGGAAGATCCAGAAAAAGAATATGTCCTTGATCCTAATCCTCCACAATTAACGTTAG CTCAGAAATTGGGCTTAGTTGAGCCTCCTTCCTTGCCACTAACAGCAGAAGAGTGGGATAAAGTAAAGCAAAGATCTATAAAACAGGGAGATTCTGTTCAACCTTGTGCAATATGTAGGGAAGAATTTGCACTTCAACCACAG GTGCTGCTTTCATGTTCCCATGTATTTCACAGA GCATGCctgaaagcttttgaaaagtttGCAGGTAAAAAGACCTGTCCTTTGTGTAGAAAGAAGCAGTATCAGACCAGAGTAATACATGATGGGGCGCGtctctttaaaataaagtgtATTACGAG aATCCAAGCTTGCTGGAGAGGGTATATTGTTAGAAAATGGTATAAAAATTTGAGAAAAACAGTACCTCCGCAAGATagcaaattaagaaaaaaattctttgaaGCAAAG